From one Anopheles cruzii chromosome 3, idAnoCruzAS_RS32_06, whole genome shotgun sequence genomic stretch:
- the LOC128275632 gene encoding facilitated trehalose transporter Tret1-2 homolog isoform X2 gives MEIRENSEQHKDDAFREIIASCRSLSKYETNTRSALPQILSAIVAATFHIVIGISLAYSAILIPQLEEPGSDVSITKAQSSWIASIIVIMVPIGSLVAGIMMEFLGRLNTIKLAALPCVVGWVSIALAPNFTWIMVGRVLTGFACALGTSPAIVYITEVARPDMRGSLISSGPTLASLGMVIAYAKGAFMNWRLVSWICIIYTVVPVVLIQLFVPESPVWLVSKGRIEDAARSLRFLYKKYPQPEHTDQPLSEMHLNALLKERETKIAEAQRNVNRHGEQQSKLRGFLKPTGYKPMIILFWFFLIQQFSGIYITLFFAVTFIQDVGTEVNAFTASIFVGLTRFTMSLLNAWLLKRFQRRHLVMVSTIGMALCMSVSGLFTLWIKEGTTTLTWIPVVGLLLYVCASMIGLLTIPWTMTAELFPTEIRGIAHSISYSMANLLMFFAVQSYRTISDLLGGAYAVQWMFAVVSVIGFFFALFFLPETQGKSLAEIEAYFAGKSQASPQRSSAERAAKTTVTEHLIRSPSREAKLKEVELMLKNKNGA, from the exons ATGGAAATAAG AGAAAACAGCGAGCAGCACAAAGATGATGCCTTCCGAGAGATCATTGCCAGCTGCCGGTCGCTGAGCAAGTATGAGACGAACACCAGGTCCGCCCTGCCCCAGATCCTGTCGGCGATCGTGGCCGCCACGTTCCACATCGTCATCGGTATCTCGTTGGCCTACTCCGCTATTCTGATCCCGCAGCTAGAGGAACCGGGCAGCGATGTGTCCATCACCAAGGCCCAATCGTCGTGGATCGCGTCGATCATCGTGATTATGGTCCCGATCGGGTCACTGGTCGCCGGCATCATGATGGAGTTTCTCGGGCGCCTCAACACGATCAAGCTGGCCGCACTGCCGTGCGTCGTCGGCTGGGTCTCGATCGCCCTCGCGCCAAACTTCACCTGGATCATGGTTGGCCGCGTGCTGACTGGTTTCGCCTGTGCGCTCGGAACCAGCCCTGCCATCGTGTACATCACCGAGGTAGCCCGGCCGGATATGCGCGGTTCGTTGATCTCATCCGGTCCTACGCTGGCCTCGCTCG GCATGGTCATCGCGTACGCCAAGGGTGCCTTCATGAACTGGCGGTTGGTGTCGTGGATTTGCATCATTTACACCGTCGTTCCGGTCGTGCTGATCCAGCTGTTCGTCCCCGAGTCTCCGGTTTGGCTGGTGTCGAAGGGGCGCATCGAAGACGCGGCCCGCTCGCTGCGCTTTCTCTACAAGAAGTATCCCCAACCCGAGCACACG GATCAACCTCTGTCCGAGATGCATCTGAATGCGCTGCTGAAAGAGCGCGAAACGAAGATCGCCGAGGCACAGAGAAACGTCAACCGGCACGGCGAGCAGCAGTCCAAGCTGCGTGGATTCCTGAAACCGACCGGCTACAAACCGATGATAATCCTCTTCTGGTTTTTCCTGATCCAGCAGTTTAGCGGCATCTACATAACACTCTTCTTTGCGGTCACCTTCATTCAGGACGTAGGCACCGAGGTGAACGCATTCACGGCTTCCATTTTCGTAGGACTCACGCGCTTCACAATGTCCCTGCTGAACGCGTGGCTGTTGAAGCGGTTCCAGCGCCGTCACCTGGTGATGGTTTCGACTATCGGCATGGCGCTTTGCATGTCCGTGTCGGGGCTGTTTACCCTGTGGATCAAAGAGGGTACCACAACACTCACGTGGATACCGGTGGTTGGGTTGCTGCTGTACGTGTGCGCCTCGATGATCGGACTCCTCACCATCCCGTGGACGATGACGGCCGAATTGTTTCCGACGGAAATCCGTGGCATCGCCCACTCGATCTCATACTCGATGGCCAATCTTTTGATGTTTTTCGCCGTCCAAAGCTACCG GACAATCAGCGATCTGCTCGGAGGCGCGTACGCGGTCCAGTGGATGTTTGCCGTCGTGTCGGTGATCggatttttcttcgccctctTCTTCCTACCGGAAACGCAAGGCAAAAGTTTGGCAGAAATCGAGGCGTACTTCGCCGGCAAGTCCCAGGCGTCACCGCAGCGGTCGTCGGCGGAAAGGGCAGCCAAAACGACCGTCACCGAGCATCTCATCCGCAGTCCGAGCCGGGAAGCGAAGCTGAAGGAAGTTGAGCTGATGCTGAAGAACAAGAATGGTGCTTAA
- the LOC128275632 gene encoding facilitated trehalose transporter Tret1-2 homolog isoform X1: MDPLSIGSSVLSLHQRENSEQHKDDAFREIIASCRSLSKYETNTRSALPQILSAIVAATFHIVIGISLAYSAILIPQLEEPGSDVSITKAQSSWIASIIVIMVPIGSLVAGIMMEFLGRLNTIKLAALPCVVGWVSIALAPNFTWIMVGRVLTGFACALGTSPAIVYITEVARPDMRGSLISSGPTLASLGMVIAYAKGAFMNWRLVSWICIIYTVVPVVLIQLFVPESPVWLVSKGRIEDAARSLRFLYKKYPQPEHTDQPLSEMHLNALLKERETKIAEAQRNVNRHGEQQSKLRGFLKPTGYKPMIILFWFFLIQQFSGIYITLFFAVTFIQDVGTEVNAFTASIFVGLTRFTMSLLNAWLLKRFQRRHLVMVSTIGMALCMSVSGLFTLWIKEGTTTLTWIPVVGLLLYVCASMIGLLTIPWTMTAELFPTEIRGIAHSISYSMANLLMFFAVQSYRTISDLLGGAYAVQWMFAVVSVIGFFFALFFLPETQGKSLAEIEAYFAGKSQASPQRSSAERAAKTTVTEHLIRSPSREAKLKEVELMLKNKNGA, translated from the exons ATGGATCCATTAAG TATCGGATCAAGCGTTCTCAGTCTGCATCAGCG AGAAAACAGCGAGCAGCACAAAGATGATGCCTTCCGAGAGATCATTGCCAGCTGCCGGTCGCTGAGCAAGTATGAGACGAACACCAGGTCCGCCCTGCCCCAGATCCTGTCGGCGATCGTGGCCGCCACGTTCCACATCGTCATCGGTATCTCGTTGGCCTACTCCGCTATTCTGATCCCGCAGCTAGAGGAACCGGGCAGCGATGTGTCCATCACCAAGGCCCAATCGTCGTGGATCGCGTCGATCATCGTGATTATGGTCCCGATCGGGTCACTGGTCGCCGGCATCATGATGGAGTTTCTCGGGCGCCTCAACACGATCAAGCTGGCCGCACTGCCGTGCGTCGTCGGCTGGGTCTCGATCGCCCTCGCGCCAAACTTCACCTGGATCATGGTTGGCCGCGTGCTGACTGGTTTCGCCTGTGCGCTCGGAACCAGCCCTGCCATCGTGTACATCACCGAGGTAGCCCGGCCGGATATGCGCGGTTCGTTGATCTCATCCGGTCCTACGCTGGCCTCGCTCG GCATGGTCATCGCGTACGCCAAGGGTGCCTTCATGAACTGGCGGTTGGTGTCGTGGATTTGCATCATTTACACCGTCGTTCCGGTCGTGCTGATCCAGCTGTTCGTCCCCGAGTCTCCGGTTTGGCTGGTGTCGAAGGGGCGCATCGAAGACGCGGCCCGCTCGCTGCGCTTTCTCTACAAGAAGTATCCCCAACCCGAGCACACG GATCAACCTCTGTCCGAGATGCATCTGAATGCGCTGCTGAAAGAGCGCGAAACGAAGATCGCCGAGGCACAGAGAAACGTCAACCGGCACGGCGAGCAGCAGTCCAAGCTGCGTGGATTCCTGAAACCGACCGGCTACAAACCGATGATAATCCTCTTCTGGTTTTTCCTGATCCAGCAGTTTAGCGGCATCTACATAACACTCTTCTTTGCGGTCACCTTCATTCAGGACGTAGGCACCGAGGTGAACGCATTCACGGCTTCCATTTTCGTAGGACTCACGCGCTTCACAATGTCCCTGCTGAACGCGTGGCTGTTGAAGCGGTTCCAGCGCCGTCACCTGGTGATGGTTTCGACTATCGGCATGGCGCTTTGCATGTCCGTGTCGGGGCTGTTTACCCTGTGGATCAAAGAGGGTACCACAACACTCACGTGGATACCGGTGGTTGGGTTGCTGCTGTACGTGTGCGCCTCGATGATCGGACTCCTCACCATCCCGTGGACGATGACGGCCGAATTGTTTCCGACGGAAATCCGTGGCATCGCCCACTCGATCTCATACTCGATGGCCAATCTTTTGATGTTTTTCGCCGTCCAAAGCTACCG GACAATCAGCGATCTGCTCGGAGGCGCGTACGCGGTCCAGTGGATGTTTGCCGTCGTGTCGGTGATCggatttttcttcgccctctTCTTCCTACCGGAAACGCAAGGCAAAAGTTTGGCAGAAATCGAGGCGTACTTCGCCGGCAAGTCCCAGGCGTCACCGCAGCGGTCGTCGGCGGAAAGGGCAGCCAAAACGACCGTCACCGAGCATCTCATCCGCAGTCCGAGCCGGGAAGCGAAGCTGAAGGAAGTTGAGCTGATGCTGAAGAACAAGAATGGTGCTTAA